The DNA segment AGTGCTTGGTAGTCGTCAAAGATATTGATAACAACTTGGAGCGAGCATCAAGAAATCTTCCCAATGTGAAGGTTCTTAAGGCAGCAAGTGTCAATGCCTATGAGATCGTCAATCATGATCGTCTGCTCTTGGCCAAGGATGCGATTCCAGTCCTCGAAGAAAGGCTAGGCTGATGGAATTATTCAATATCCTGCAACGTCCTGTGATGACTGAGAAATCAACCATCAGTCAGGAAATGCAGAACAAGTATACGCTGCAAGTATCTTCGAAGGCAACCAAACGACAGATCAAGAAAGCTGTCGAACTGGCCTTCAAAGTCAAGGTTGTCAAGGTCAACACCTTGAACACCAAGTCCAAGCAAAAGCGAATGGGACGTTTCGTTGGCAAGAGTACTCCTTGGAAGAAAGCCATCGTGACCTTGGCCGAAGGCAACAACATCGAATTCATTGCCAATTACTAATTTGTTTCCGGCACTCAGGTAGATCATGAGCATTCAGCGATTCAAAGCGACTTCTCCAGGTCGCAGAGACATGAGTGGCTTCCGTTTTGAGGAAGTTACCAAAGACAAACCGGAGAAAGGCCTCACCGAGAAGCTCTCTAAAAAAGGGGGGCGTAATTCCAATGGCCGAATCACCGTGCGACATCGAGGTGGTGGTCACAAGCGACGCTATCGGATTGTCGATTTCAAGCGCAATAAGACAGGTATACCTGCCAAAGTAGTCGCGATCGAATACGATCCAAACCGAAGTGCTCGCATTGCTCTTCTGCAATATGTTGATGGAGAGAAGCGCTACATCATCTACCCGGACGGACTGAAAGTTGGAGATGAAGTAATCAGCAGTTCAACAGCTGACATCCGTACAGGCAATACGCTGCCCATTGGTCGAATTCCGGTCGGAGCAAGTCTCCATTGTGTGGAATTGAAGCAAGGCAAAGGGGCGCAGTTGGCCCGAAGCGCTGGGGCATCAGTTCAACTGATGGCTAAAGATGAGAACTACGCACAGTTGAAGTTGAAGTCGGGTGAAATTCGCAAAGTGCGCGTCGAATGCCTAGCCACTGTTGGTACAGTCGGCAATAGCGAACACATGAATATGGACGTGGGCAAGGCAGGCCGTAAGCGCTGGAAAGGTTTCCGTCCAACTGTTCGAGGTGTTGTGATGAACCCTGTGGATCACCCGCACGGTGGTGGGGAAGGTCGAACATCTGGTGGACGCCATCCAGTAACTCCTTGGGGTGTGCCAAC comes from the SAR324 cluster bacterium genome and includes:
- the rplW gene encoding 50S ribosomal protein L23; its protein translation is MELFNILQRPVMTEKSTISQEMQNKYTLQVSSKATKRQIKKAVELAFKVKVVKVNTLNTKSKQKRMGRFVGKSTPWKKAIVTLAEGNNIEFIANY
- the rplB gene encoding 50S ribosomal protein L2, with product MSIQRFKATSPGRRDMSGFRFEEVTKDKPEKGLTEKLSKKGGRNSNGRITVRHRGGGHKRRYRIVDFKRNKTGIPAKVVAIEYDPNRSARIALLQYVDGEKRYIIYPDGLKVGDEVISSSTADIRTGNTLPIGRIPVGASLHCVELKQGKGAQLARSAGASVQLMAKDENYAQLKLKSGEIRKVRVECLATVGTVGNSEHMNMDVGKAGRKRWKGFRPTVRGVVMNPVDHPHGGGEGRTSGGRHPVTPWGVPTKGYKTRNNKSTDKYIVRRKK